The proteins below are encoded in one region of Amycolatopsis magusensis:
- a CDS encoding Crp/Fnr family transcriptional regulator yields MSVRTRVGFLELGTAVTYRPRQKVIHQGEESHHVLVLLEGLMKVFVDTESGRPVLLGLRGRGDLLGEMSVLEGRRRSANVMTCTPTQVRLIKNAQFRNFLDRHPDAWAAIAASLSARLHWANNRRAEFVACPAPVRVSRVLAEMARRHGLRASDGWTLDVCLTQAEIASLAGVALATFEKALQSLRDSGLVRRRARRIVITDLAGLARFSVLNRQNPYQYGVRQADVAQS; encoded by the coding sequence TCATCCACCAGGGTGAGGAGAGCCATCACGTCCTCGTCCTGCTCGAGGGGTTGATGAAGGTCTTCGTGGACACCGAGTCCGGGCGTCCGGTGTTGCTCGGCCTCCGCGGGCGGGGAGACCTGCTCGGAGAGATGTCCGTACTCGAGGGTCGTAGACGTTCCGCGAACGTGATGACCTGCACTCCTACTCAAGTGAGGCTGATCAAGAACGCCCAGTTCAGGAACTTCCTCGACCGCCACCCGGACGCTTGGGCAGCGATCGCGGCTTCGCTGAGCGCGCGTCTGCACTGGGCGAACAACAGACGAGCCGAATTCGTCGCGTGCCCCGCACCGGTACGCGTGAGTCGCGTGCTCGCCGAGATGGCGCGACGACATGGGCTTCGCGCCTCGGACGGGTGGACCCTCGATGTGTGCCTGACCCAGGCCGAGATCGCTTCCCTGGCCGGAGTGGCGCTGGCCACGTTCGAGAAAGCCCTCCAGTCGTTGCGCGACTCGGGACTCGTACGCCGACGGGCGCGACGGATAGTAATCACCGATCTCGCCGGGCTGGCCCGGTTCAGCGTCTTGAACCGCCAGAACCCGTATCAGTATGGGGTCCGCCAGGCGGATGTGGCTCAGAGTTAG